CGGACACCAAATCGATTGTCGGCGCAGCACGAGGAGTATATAATACCCCCGTGGCCGCCGCTTGCGCGGCCGCCAAGAGGGGACGTTTATGGAAACCGGCCTCGTTTTCAACATCCAGCGGTATTCCATCCAGGACGGTCCCGGGATTCGGACGACCGTGTTCCTGAAAGGGTGCCCCATGGACTGCTGGTGGTGCCACAACCCCGAAAGCCAGGACCCCGAGGCCGAGATCGTCGTCATCGAGGGCCGTTGCATGCGCTGCGGCGAGTGCCGGAAGGCCTGTCCGCAAGAAGGCGCCGGCGCACCGAAGACTCCGGACGGCAATCGGCGATGCGTCCGGTGCGGCGCCTGCGTCACGGCCTGCCCGACGGGCGCGCGGCAGATGGTGGGCCGGCCCATGACGGTGGCGGACGTGGTCGCCGAGGTCCTCAAGGACCGCGTGTTTTACGAGGAGTCCGGCGGCGGCGTGACCTTCTCCGGCGGAGAGCCGCTCCTCCAGCCGGGGTTCCTGAAGGCCGTCCTCGCGGCCTGCCGCAGCGCAGGTCTCCACACGGCCGTGGACACCTGCGGTTTCGCCCCGAAGGAAGACCTTCTGGCCATCGCGCCGCTGGCGGACCTTTTCCTCTACGACCTCAAGTTCATGGACGAGGCATCGCACGTCCGGTACACCGGCGCGTCGAGCGCCTGCATCCTGGACAACCTGCGGGCCTTGGGCCGGGTCCACGAGAACATCTGGATCCGCGTACCCATCATTCCGGGCATCAACGACAGCGCCGACCATCTGGAGGCGTTAGCGCGGTGCGCGTCTTCCCTATCGGGCGTGCGCCAGGTAAACTTGCTTCCGTATCACGAGGCGGGGGCCTACAAGTCCCCGCGCGTGGGCAAGGCGTATCGGCTTGAGAAGATTGCGCCGCCGTCGCCGGAGCACATGGAGGATGTGGCGGCGAAGTTCCGAGGCCATGGTCTCAACGTCAAGATAGGCGGGTAGCGTCATGACAGACCGGACAGCCAGGCTGCGGCAGGCGAGCCTCGACGCGAAGCCCTGCATCGCCGAGGAGCGAGCGGTCCTCGTGACCGGGTTCTATCAGGCCAACGAGGGCAGGTTCTCCGCGCCGGTCATGCGGGCGCAGTGCTTCCATCACCTGTGCAGGCACAAAACGATCTACCTGGGCGAGGATGAACTCATCGTTGGCGAACGCGGGCCGCAGCCCAAGGCCGTGCCGACGTACCCGGAACTGACCTGCCACAGCCTCGAGGACCTCAGGATCCTCAACTCGCGCCCCAAGACCAGTTATGCCGTCTCCGACGAGTGCGTGAAGGTCTACCAGAAAACCATCATCCCCTACTGGCGCGGCCGCAGCATGCGGGACCGGCTCTTCCAGGCGATGTCGGAGGAGTGGCGGGCCGCCTACGACGCGGGCATCTTCACGGAGTTCATGGAACAGCGGGCCCCCGGCCACACGGTCCTCGACGACAAAATCTACCGCAAGGGGATGCTGGACTTCCAGCGTGACATCGCCGGCGCGATTGCCGCGATCGACTTTCTCGGCGATCCTGAGGCCTGGGCGAAGCGCGAGCAGTTGCTGGCGATGAACATCGCCTGCGATGCCGTCCTCCTCTTCGCCCGGCGCCATGCGGCGCTCGCCCGCGAGCAGGCCGCTCGCGAGTCCAACCCGGTGCGAAAGGCGGAACTCGAAAAGGTCGCCGACGTGTGCACGCACGTCCCGGCCCACGCGCCTCGCAATTTCCACGAGGCCCTGCAGTACTACTGGTTCTGCCACCTGGCGGTCATCACGGAACTGAACGGCTGGGACTCGTTCAGTCCCGGTCACCTCGACCAGCACCTCCTGCCCTTCTACCGCAAGGGCCTGGAGGACGGGACGCTCACGCCCGAGAGGGCGCGGGAACTCCTGGAGGCGTTCTTCGTCAAGTTCAACAACCATCCTGCCCCGCCCAAGGTGGGCGTGACGGCGGCCGAGAGCGGCACGTACACGGACTTCGCCAACATCAACATCGGCGGGCTCCTGGCGGACGGCTCGGACGGCTCCAGCGAGATCTCCCACCTCCTGCTGGACATCGTCGACGAGATGCACCTCGTGCAGCCCAGCAGCAACCTGCAACTCGCGCGCAAAACCCCCGACGCCCTCCTCCACCGCGCCCTGTGCGTCATCCGGAAGGGCTACGGCTTCCCGTCGATCTTCAACACCGACGCCGTCATCAAGGAGCAGTTGCGGCAGGGCAAGACTCTGGAGGACGCCCGGGCCGGCGGGTGCAGCGGATGCGTGGAAACCGGCGCCTTCGGCAAGGAGGCGTACATCCTCACAGGGTACTTCAACCTCGTGAAGATCCTGGAACTCGCGCTTCACGACGGGCTCGACCCGCGCACTGGAAAGCCGTTGGGCCTTCGGACGGGGGCGCCGGGGTCGTTCGCCTCGTTCGACGCCCTCTTCGCCGCGTTCCGCAAGCAACTCCACCACTTCATCGAGGTCAAGATCCGGGGCAACCAGGTCATCGAACAG
This genomic interval from Planctomycetota bacterium contains the following:
- a CDS encoding glycyl-radical enzyme activating protein, translated to METGLVFNIQRYSIQDGPGIRTTVFLKGCPMDCWWCHNPESQDPEAEIVVIEGRCMRCGECRKACPQEGAGAPKTPDGNRRCVRCGACVTACPTGARQMVGRPMTVADVVAEVLKDRVFYEESGGGVTFSGGEPLLQPGFLKAVLAACRSAGLHTAVDTCGFAPKEDLLAIAPLADLFLYDLKFMDEASHVRYTGASSACILDNLRALGRVHENIWIRVPIIPGINDSADHLEALARCASSLSGVRQVNLLPYHEAGAYKSPRVGKAYRLEKIAPPSPEHMEDVAAKFRGHGLNVKIGG
- a CDS encoding glycyl radical protein, whose amino-acid sequence is MTDRTARLRQASLDAKPCIAEERAVLVTGFYQANEGRFSAPVMRAQCFHHLCRHKTIYLGEDELIVGERGPQPKAVPTYPELTCHSLEDLRILNSRPKTSYAVSDECVKVYQKTIIPYWRGRSMRDRLFQAMSEEWRAAYDAGIFTEFMEQRAPGHTVLDDKIYRKGMLDFQRDIAGAIAAIDFLGDPEAWAKREQLLAMNIACDAVLLFARRHAALAREQAARESNPVRKAELEKVADVCTHVPAHAPRNFHEALQYYWFCHLAVITELNGWDSFSPGHLDQHLLPFYRKGLEDGTLTPERARELLEAFFVKFNNHPAPPKVGVTAAESGTYTDFANINIGGLLADGSDGSSEISHLLLDIVDEMHLVQPSSNLQLARKTPDALLHRALCVIRKGYGFPSIFNTDAVIKEQLRQGKTLEDARAGGCSGCVETGAFGKEAYILTGYFNLVKILELALHDGLDPRTGKPLGLRTGAPGSFASFDALFAAFRKQLHHFIEVKIRGNQVIEQMYATWMPAPFLSVITDDCIRKGKDYNAGGARYNNTYIQFVGIGSLTDCLAAVKQMVFDDKAMPLGDLVKALDANFEGNEILRQRLVNRTHKYGNDDDYADDLAVQAFESLFEEVDGRPNTKGGRYRVEMLPTTSHVYFGSVTGAMPDGRKAGLPLSEGISPVQGADRHGPTAVFKSAAKMDHIKTGGALLNMKFTPDLLADEDRIVKLGHMVRAYFRMNGHHVQFNVVRAETLRKAQAEPEAYRDLIIRVAGYSDYFCDLARELQEEIISRTEHGAMA